The proteins below are encoded in one region of Corvus hawaiiensis isolate bCorHaw1 chromosome 3, bCorHaw1.pri.cur, whole genome shotgun sequence:
- the CENPQ gene encoding centromere protein Q isoform X1: MGSAPLPATGPSVSAQPRARAVGGSGVARAPRGARVCFVTSQRAEAGAAAALRRGRQRRGGLTYPPGAYLSGVNFGSLLIMKPRHTSSNKMGKSTGGRSSKSPFKSQNQQGPFSKQKGANEQGRKQGQKRQQVPQIARREVKELKDNSPAGENGSSKKVKLSSATIGSWQPLSENSRLFLENVVDSVVLSVLSQQRERKDDVQKHLNVLKERVLRSFKTLKVPPGKLGNLKNILSLQMAEKQMLETNEESLVQLQEEITDAERSADRIEESVQQLQYKIQVLKNQLEEDEKEARKVFQENGSGALHLPELPKRSFQAPTLQEEILKVKNQKGLLKDMNAIQQSADLKNLLNLIEKTYEKVDLL, translated from the exons atgggatccGCCCCGTTACCTGCCACCGGACCCTCCGTCAGCGCGCAGCCCCGCGCACGCGCGGTGGGCGGGAGCGGCGTTGCGCGTGCGCCGCGGGGAGCGCGGGTTTGTTTTGTAACGTCCCAGCGGGCTGaggcgggagcggcggcagcgCTGAGGAGGGGGAGGCAGCGCCGGGGAG GCCTCACTTACCCGCCCGGGGCTTATTTGTCTGGTGTCAATTTCGGCAGTCTCCTG ATAATGAAACCCCGCCACACATCTTCCAATAAAATGGGGAAATCAACTGGTGGGAGATCATCAAAAAGTCCTTTTAAATCACAAAATCAACAAGGGCCTTTCAGCAAACAAAAGGGAGCAAAtgaacaaggaagaaaacaaggtCAAAAAAGACAG caggTCCCTCAGATAGCCAGAAGGGAAGTTAAGGAACTGAAGGACAATTCCCCTGCAG GAGAAAATGGTTCTTCAAAAAAGGTGAAGCTGTCCAGTGCTACAATAGGATCTTGGCAGCCTCTCTCAGAGAACAGCAggcttttcctggaaaatgtAGTGGATTCAGTAGTACT atcTGTTTTGTCCcaacagagggagagaaaagatgaTGTTCAGAAGCACCTCAATGTACTGAAAGAAAG GGTGCTGAGAAGTTTCAAGACTTTAAAAGTCCCTCCAGGGAAGCTGGGCAACCTGAAGAACATCCTGAGCCTTCAAATGGCAGAGAAACAAATGCTTGAGACAAATGAGGAGTCTTTGGTACAGTTGCAG gAAGAAATAACTGATGCGGAGCGGTCAGCGGATCGCATTGAGGAAAGTGTACAGCAGCTGCAGTACAAAATCCAGGTGCTCAAGAACCAGTTAGAGGAAGACGAAAAAGAGGCCAGGAAG gTATTCCAGGAAAATGGTAGTGGAGCACTCCACCTCCCAGAACTCCCGAAGCGCAGTTTTCAGGCACCTACTTTGCAG GAGGAAATTTTGAAGGTAAAGAACCAGAAGGGCCTTTTGAAGGATATGAATGCTATTCAGCAGTCAGCTGACTTGAAGAACTTGTTAAACCTCATTGAAAAGACCTATGAGAAGGTAGATTTGCTTTGA
- the CENPQ gene encoding centromere protein Q isoform X3 — MKPRHTSSNKMGKSTGGRSSKSPFKSQNQQGPFSKQKGANEQGRKQGQKRQQVPQIARREVKELKDNSPAGENGSSKKVKLSSATIGSWQPLSENSRLFLENVVDSVVLSVLSQQRERKDDVQKHLNVLKERVLRSFKTLKVPPGKLGNLKNILSLQMAEKQMLETNEESLVQLQEEITDAERSADRIEESVQQLQYKIQVLKNQLEEDEKEARKVFQENGSGALHLPELPKRSFQAPTLQEEILKVKNQKGLLKDMNAIQQSADLKNLLNLIEKTYEKVDLL, encoded by the exons ATGAAACCCCGCCACACATCTTCCAATAAAATGGGGAAATCAACTGGTGGGAGATCATCAAAAAGTCCTTTTAAATCACAAAATCAACAAGGGCCTTTCAGCAAACAAAAGGGAGCAAAtgaacaaggaagaaaacaaggtCAAAAAAGACAG caggTCCCTCAGATAGCCAGAAGGGAAGTTAAGGAACTGAAGGACAATTCCCCTGCAG GAGAAAATGGTTCTTCAAAAAAGGTGAAGCTGTCCAGTGCTACAATAGGATCTTGGCAGCCTCTCTCAGAGAACAGCAggcttttcctggaaaatgtAGTGGATTCAGTAGTACT atcTGTTTTGTCCcaacagagggagagaaaagatgaTGTTCAGAAGCACCTCAATGTACTGAAAGAAAG GGTGCTGAGAAGTTTCAAGACTTTAAAAGTCCCTCCAGGGAAGCTGGGCAACCTGAAGAACATCCTGAGCCTTCAAATGGCAGAGAAACAAATGCTTGAGACAAATGAGGAGTCTTTGGTACAGTTGCAG gAAGAAATAACTGATGCGGAGCGGTCAGCGGATCGCATTGAGGAAAGTGTACAGCAGCTGCAGTACAAAATCCAGGTGCTCAAGAACCAGTTAGAGGAAGACGAAAAAGAGGCCAGGAAG gTATTCCAGGAAAATGGTAGTGGAGCACTCCACCTCCCAGAACTCCCGAAGCGCAGTTTTCAGGCACCTACTTTGCAG GAGGAAATTTTGAAGGTAAAGAACCAGAAGGGCCTTTTGAAGGATATGAATGCTATTCAGCAGTCAGCTGACTTGAAGAACTTGTTAAACCTCATTGAAAAGACCTATGAGAAGGTAGATTTGCTTTGA
- the CENPQ gene encoding centromere protein Q isoform X2: MGSAPLPATGPSVSAQPRARAVGGSGVARAPRGARVCFVTSQRAEAGAAAALRRGRQRRGGLTYPPGAYLSGVNFGSLLIMKPRHTSSNKMGKSTGGRSSKSPFKSQNQQGPFSKQKGANEQGRKQGQKRQVPQIARREVKELKDNSPAGENGSSKKVKLSSATIGSWQPLSENSRLFLENVVDSVVLSVLSQQRERKDDVQKHLNVLKERVLRSFKTLKVPPGKLGNLKNILSLQMAEKQMLETNEESLVQLQEEITDAERSADRIEESVQQLQYKIQVLKNQLEEDEKEARKVFQENGSGALHLPELPKRSFQAPTLQEEILKVKNQKGLLKDMNAIQQSADLKNLLNLIEKTYEKVDLL, translated from the exons atgggatccGCCCCGTTACCTGCCACCGGACCCTCCGTCAGCGCGCAGCCCCGCGCACGCGCGGTGGGCGGGAGCGGCGTTGCGCGTGCGCCGCGGGGAGCGCGGGTTTGTTTTGTAACGTCCCAGCGGGCTGaggcgggagcggcggcagcgCTGAGGAGGGGGAGGCAGCGCCGGGGAG GCCTCACTTACCCGCCCGGGGCTTATTTGTCTGGTGTCAATTTCGGCAGTCTCCTG ATAATGAAACCCCGCCACACATCTTCCAATAAAATGGGGAAATCAACTGGTGGGAGATCATCAAAAAGTCCTTTTAAATCACAAAATCAACAAGGGCCTTTCAGCAAACAAAAGGGAGCAAAtgaacaaggaagaaaacaaggtCAAAAAAGACAG gTCCCTCAGATAGCCAGAAGGGAAGTTAAGGAACTGAAGGACAATTCCCCTGCAG GAGAAAATGGTTCTTCAAAAAAGGTGAAGCTGTCCAGTGCTACAATAGGATCTTGGCAGCCTCTCTCAGAGAACAGCAggcttttcctggaaaatgtAGTGGATTCAGTAGTACT atcTGTTTTGTCCcaacagagggagagaaaagatgaTGTTCAGAAGCACCTCAATGTACTGAAAGAAAG GGTGCTGAGAAGTTTCAAGACTTTAAAAGTCCCTCCAGGGAAGCTGGGCAACCTGAAGAACATCCTGAGCCTTCAAATGGCAGAGAAACAAATGCTTGAGACAAATGAGGAGTCTTTGGTACAGTTGCAG gAAGAAATAACTGATGCGGAGCGGTCAGCGGATCGCATTGAGGAAAGTGTACAGCAGCTGCAGTACAAAATCCAGGTGCTCAAGAACCAGTTAGAGGAAGACGAAAAAGAGGCCAGGAAG gTATTCCAGGAAAATGGTAGTGGAGCACTCCACCTCCCAGAACTCCCGAAGCGCAGTTTTCAGGCACCTACTTTGCAG GAGGAAATTTTGAAGGTAAAGAACCAGAAGGGCCTTTTGAAGGATATGAATGCTATTCAGCAGTCAGCTGACTTGAAGAACTTGTTAAACCTCATTGAAAAGACCTATGAGAAGGTAGATTTGCTTTGA